Part of the Aggregatilinea lenta genome, CGCTCCTTCTGCTCTCAGAAGCTCACATCAGCTCTATCTACATAAATGCCCTACGGTAAAGTCTAGGCGATTTCATGCCTCAATGCGTAGCATAGTGGAAATCATTTATAGGGGCGAATGGCGCGCTGCCCTGCCCCGTGTGGGGCATTGCGCCGTAAAACACACGCGCCCACGACCTTGTGCAAAGGCGTGGGCGCGGCAGTGAGCCGGTCTAGAAAAGGCCCCAGTTGTCCAATACGCCGTCTTCGGCCATAGACGGGTCCCACATTCCCATGCCAAGCTCGATGGTCGTGGGCAGACCGAGCGTGTCCTGGCCTTTGCGCCGCGCCGCTTCGAGCAACTGCGGCGCGTAGGGGCAGAACGGCGTCGTCATCAGCATCACGATGTGCAGGCGGTCGTCCTGCACCTGAACTTCGCGAATCAGCCCCAGCTCGACCACACTCAGGCCAATCTCAGGATCGTAGACTTCGCGCAGTGCGGTTAGCACCAGATCCTGTTTGGCTTCGACCGACATCGTTTCGGGGGTCTGGCTCGCCTGAGCCTGGGTTTCATCAGCCATGATACATCTTCCCTTCTCGCCAACACGGTGAATCTCGTGCCACGCGGCACGATGAGCGTACACGGGGAGTCAGAGCGCCGGATGCGCGTGCACAAAGTATAGACCGCCCCTTCCCGAACTGCCAGTGTCCGCGCGGCTCCCGCCGCCTATTAACGATTTACTTATGATTCTCTCATAACCTGTGTCAGATCAGGGTTTGCGCAGCGATCTGGGTTCTAATCTTGGCAATTTATAAGATAAATGTCTATTTTATTGACCCGTCGCTCGGCGAAGTGTTATACTTATCACAGAATCATTGCAAAACGTTCTCAATTGGGGCAAACTCAAGCGTCGGAAATCTTCCGCTATTTTGGACGTTTGCAACGCCAATCGCGAGCACTGTAGAGAGGGAATATCGCAACAATGGGTGCAGCGCTAGAAATTCGAAATCTCCACGCCAGCGTGGAAGGGCAGCCCATCCTCAAGGGTGTGAATTTGACCGTCAAGCAGGGCGAAACCCATGCATTGATGGGTCCCAACGGCTCAGGCAAGAGCACCCTGGCTAATGTCTTGATGGGCAATCCAGTCTATGAAGTCACCGCAGGCCAGGTCATCTTTGACGGCGTCGACATTCTGGATCTTGAACCCGACGAGCGCAGCCGTATGGGCCTATTTTTGGCCTTTCAGTACCCGGTGGCCATCCCCGGCGTGACGCTGGCGAACTTCTTGCGCAATGCGCTCAACGCCCGCCGCAAAGAAGAAAATCCCGACGACAAGGGCATCCCGATCCCGGCGTTCCGCAAGCTGATGATCGAAAAGATGGACATGCTGTTGATGGACCACGACTTCGCGGGCCGCTACCTGAACGAAGGCTTTTCGGGTGGCGAGAAGAAGCGCGCGGAAATTTTGCAGATGGCGATCCTGGAGCCGCGCATCGCCGTGATGGACGAGACCGACTCTGGCCTGGACATCGACGCGCTGCGTATCGTGTCCGAGGGCGTGAACAAGCTCAGTGGGCCGGACCTGGGCGTGCTGGTCATCACGCACTACCAGCGCATCCTGAACTACATTAAGCCGCAGTTCGTGCATATCATGCTCGACGGGCGCATTGTTGAATCCGGTGGGGCGGAGCTGGCGCTCCAGCTCGAAGAGCAGGGCTACGACTGGGTGCGCGAGCAGCAGGACAGCCCATCCGCCTAGCGGTCGGCTGCCCTCAACCCGACTTTCCGACCGACGTCAGACCATCGCCGCTAAGGAGATGACACAGTGACTCTGAGCGATCAAGAACAAGTGAAGGGCATCCGCGAAGCCTATGACGAAGAATACGGCTTCAGCGACCCTGATTCCTATGTATTCAAGACCCGCAAGGGTCTGGACGCGGACGTCGTGGCCCAGATCAGTGAGGCCAAGAACGAGCCGCAGTGGATGCGCGACTATCGACTGAACGCGCTGAAAATCTACCAAAGCAAGCCCATTCCCACGTGGGGGCCGGATCTGTCCGGCCTGCGCGAAGAGGAAATTTACTACTACGTGCGCCCGGCAGACAAAGAGGGCCGCACCTGGGATGATGTGCCCGCCAATATCAAGAAGACGTTCGACCGGTTGGGCATCCCCGAAGCCGAGCAGAAGTTCCTGGCGGGTGCGGGCGCGCAGTACGACTCGGAAATGGTCTACCATCGCATCCGCGAAGAACTCGAATCGCAGGGTGTGATCTTCAAGAGCATCGACGTCGCCCTGCACGAAAACGAGGACCTGTTTAAGGAATATTTCGGCACGGTCATCCCGGCTCACGACAACAAGTACGCCGCGTTGAACTCGGCAGTGTGGTCCGGCGGATCGTTCATCTACGTGCCGCCGGGGGTGAAGATCGAAATGCCGCTCCAGGCGTACTTCCGCCTGAACACGGCCAGCATCGGCCAGTTCGAGCGCACGATCATCATCGTGGACGAAGGCGCATTCCTGCACTACGTCGAAGGCTGCACCGCGCCCAGCTATACCACCGAAAGTCTGCACAGTGGTGTGATCGAAGTGGTCGTGAAGCGCGGCGGACGCTCGCGCTACACCACGATCCAGAACTGGTCCGACAACGTCTATAACCTCGTGACGCAGCGTGCCCAGGTCTACGGCGACGCCAGCCACGAGTGGGTGGACGCCAACATGGGCAGCAAGATCACCATGAAGTACCCGTCCATCTACCTGATGGAGCCGGGCGCGCATGGCGAGGTGCTGTCGATTGCCTTCGCGGGCAAGGGCCAGATCCAGGACGCGGGCGGTAAGGCCGTGCACGTCGCGCCGCACACGTCCAGCCAGATCATCAGCAAGTCGATCTGCAAGGACGGCGGACGCAGCAGCTATCGCGGCCTGCTCAAGGTCTACCCGAATGCGGAAGACTGCAAGAGCACCGTGGTCTGCGACGCGCTGCTGCTGGACGATCACAGCGAGTCCGACACGTACCCGTACATCGAGATCGAAAGCCCGCGTGTGACCGTCGGCCACGAGGCAACCGTCAGCAAGGTCGGCGACGACCAGATCTTCTACCTGATGAGCCGTGGCATGACCGAAGACGACGCGAACGCGATGATCGTCAATGGCTTCCTGGAGCCGCTCACCAAAGAGCTGCCGATGGAATACAGCATCGAGATGAACCGCCTGATCCGGCTGCAAATGGAAGGTTCCATCGGCTAGGGACGAGCGCGAGACGCACAGCAACCCACCGTAGGGGCGTATGCAACGAATACGCCCCTACGCCTGTACCACACCCAAACCGGAACACAGCGGGACGGCACCGTCCCGATGCACTATGCTGGACCTGATGAGCAAAGAGAGGTAGGACAAGTGGCAACCCGCCGTCGTGCTGTACGAGATTTTGTAGCGCCGCCGTTCACCCGCGCCGATGTGGAGGCGGTGAGTGCGCGCTTTAATGAGCCGGACTGGCTGCGCGAGATGCGCCTGAATGCCTGGGACCTGTACGAGTCGCTGCCCATGCCCACCACGCAGGTTGAAGCGTGGCGGCGCACCGATTACCGCCACATCAACTGGGACACGGCGGGCGTGCTCGTCTCGGCGGACGGCAGCCGGTTCGAGGCCATTCCCGAAGCGAACCGTCGCCCCCTGCTGGGCGATGACCAGGGCGCGATGATCGCGTTCGTGGATGGCGAATGCGTGCACCACGAGGTCAACGAGTCGCTGGCAAGCCAGGGCGTGATCTTCATGGATCTGCATCAGGCCGCCGCCGAGCACGCCGATCTCGTCAAGGAGCACCTTTTCACGCACGCCGTCCTGCCCAGCGCGGACAAGTTCGCGGCGCTCAACGCGGCGCTGTGGACGCACGGCGTCTTCCTGTACGTGCCGCGCGGCAAGGCCGTTACGCTGCCCGCGCACAGCATTTTCTACAACACGCAAGTCGGCGCGACGCTGGGACATATCCTCGTCGTGCTGGATGAAGGCGCGCAAATCGATTACCTGCACGAGAGTCTCTCGCCGGACATGGACCAGGACGCGAGCTACGTCGGTGCGACGGAGCTGATCCTGAAAGACGGCGCGAACCTGCGCTTCGTCAACTTGCAGGACTGGGGCGACGGCATGTTCGAGTTCAGCCACCAGCGCGCACGCGTCGCGAACGACGGCCAGCTCGACTGGGTCACCGGCCAAATGGGCGGCAAACTGGTCAAGGCGTTCATGGAGATCGATCTGGACGGCAAAGGCAGTTGGGGCCGTATGAGCGGCGTGTACTTCCCGGCGGGCAGCCAGTTCTTCGACCTTGACACGCAGCAGAATCACAACGCGCCGAATACCACGTCCGACCTGCTGTACAAGGGCGTGCTGAAGGATAAGGCGCGCACCGTGTGGCAGGGCATGATCAAGGCGCTGCCCGGCGCGCAGAAGACGGACGGCTTCCAGGCCAACCGCAACATGCTCATGAGCGACGACGCCCGCGCCGACAGCATCCCCGGCCTGGAGATCCAGGCGGACGACGTGCGCTGCACGCATGCTTCCGCAACCGGGCAGATCGAGGAAGAGCTGCTGTTTTACCTCATGGCGCGCGGCATCCCGCGTAAGGACGCGGAAAAGCTGGTCGTGGACGGCTTCTTCGTGCCGGTCCTGGACCGCATCCCGTTCGAGAACGTGCGCGAGCGTATGATGGCGTACATCGAGCGGAAACTTTTAGCGTAGGGCAGCACGCATAAAGTTGAGTTGCGACAGGGGCGATTCCAAACGGAATCGTCCCTGTTTTTTAGCGCATAATCGCCAGTCCTAAAAGTAACAGGATGCCAGCCGGAAACAACCGCGCGGCCCATCTATCCTGTTCTTCGGACGATTTCCGAAAAACGATAGCACCGCTTGCAAGGCGGGCTAACGCAGCTACAAGGAGAAAGGATGTTTCAGGCAACCCCGAACATGCGACAGACAAAATCAAAATCACCGTTGTGGCAACAATCGTCCAGACGCACCCCAATCCAGTTGGGAACAAGGTAGAAAAGTCAAACCAGACGACAGCGGTTGCCACACCTGCCCCCCAGAGCGCGCCCACGACTGCGCTACGCAAAGCGACGCCCGGCCCGTAGGCGATGAGGCTGTAACGAACAGCGCGACAGCCACGAATAACGCGGTCCGACATTGAAGTTCAGGTTCTTCATTGTCAAAAAAGTAGTAGTGGCGCAGCGGTAGATCCCTGGCATCCAGATTAATGCGAGTTCCAGACTGATCGACACGCCGCTGCATTTGGACGGCCAACTGCTGGCTGGGTCGTCCAACAAATGCGATGAGCACTCCGAACACGACGCCGATCTCGATGACAGTAAGGAAGCGGGAAACGTCATGCGGAGCGAGCAGATTTGTCCCCAGGCACAGCGCAAGCAGGATCAGACCCAGGGCAGCATTCCGCGCCGTCCGCCGCGGTGACGCAACAAAAGGGACGCGCAGAAGAGGCATTACTTTGGCGAGTGATTTGTTCAACAGCGTGGTCTCCGAAACACTATCCGATGGTTTCGCTCCAGTTAGCTTCGCTTCGTGCGATAAAACGCTGCCCACACAATCAGATTGAGTACAGTCAGGGCCACGACGATACACAAAAGCGCTGCCCGATCTCGATTGACCCAAACCAGGAATATCAGCAGAGATGCCAGCAGAGAGTAACCGAGTGCACTGCTAAGGCGATTCCTCTTTTGTTCGCGCACCCCCATTCCCCTTTTTTAATGCCACTCGTCATTTAATTTATTGCTGGAAATTACTGCCGCACGCGATACACTTAGGGCATAGTATGCGCCCGGCGACAATGCATCGCCATCCCACTACTGCCGCACCGTGACACCGCCGCCCGCGCAGCGACCATTCGAAAGGTTAATCGTCACTATCATGACCGACGTCAAGACATCTCCGCTCAACATCGACGCCATCCGGACCGACTTCCCGATCCTGAATCAAGAGGTTCATCCAGGCAAACGCGTCGTGTTCCTGGATTCCGCCGCGAGCAGCCAGAAGCCGCGCCAGGTCATCGACGCGATGAGCGACTATTACGAGACCAGCCACGCCAACGTGCACCGGGGCATTCACGTGCTCAGCGAGCGCGCCACCAACGGCTACGAGGGCGCGCGCGTCAAGGTGAAGGAGTTCATCAACGCGGCGTCCTCGCGCGAGATCATCTACACGCGCAACACCACCGAGAGCATCAACCTCGTCTCTTACACGTGGGGACGCACCAACCTCGGCCCCGGCGACGTGGTCGTGCTGACCGAAATGGAGCATCACAGCAACATCGTGCCGTGGCAGATGCTGGCCGCCGAGCGCGGCTTCACGATCCGCTACGTGCCGGTGACGGACAGCGGCGAGCTGGACCTGGACGCTTACGCGGCCTTGCTGCGCGACGAGCCGGTGAAGCTGGTCGGCGTGGTGCACGTCAGCAACATGCTCGGCACGGTCAACCCGGTCGAGGACATGATCGCCCAGGCGCACACGGCGGGCGCGCTGTTCCTGCTCGACGGCGCGCAGAGCGTGCCGCACCTGGCGGTGGACGTGCAGGCGCTGGACGTGGACTTCATGGCGTTTTCGGCGCACAAGATGGCCGGACCGACCGGCATCGGCGTGCTGTACGGCAAGCGCGCGCTGCTCGAAGCGATGCCCCCCTTCCTGGGCGGCGGCGACATGATCAAGCGCGTGACGCTGGAAGGCAGCACCTGGAACACCCTGCCGCACAAGTTCGAGGCCGGGACGCCGTCCATCGCGGAGGCGATCGGGCTGGGCGCGGCGGTGGATTACCTGCGCGGCGTGGGTATGGACAACGTCCTCGCGCACGAGCGCATCCTGGTCCATTACGCGCTCGACCGGCTGGCGGAAGTCCCCGGCCTGACGCTGTACGGCCCGGACGCGGACCGGCGCAACGGCGTGGCGACGTTCACGCTCAAGGACATGCACGCGCACGACCTCGCGCAATTGCTCGACGCTGAAGGCGTGGCGATCCGCGCGGGGCATCACTGCGCGATGCCGCTGCACCAGCGCTTCGGGATCGCGGCGTCGGCGCGGGCGAGCTTCTACCTGTACAACTCCACCCAGGACGTGGACGCGCTGGTGAACGCCATCGAGGTGGCGCGCAAGCGTCTGGGGATGTAGCGCACAACGTCAAAAAGTGTCTTGTAGGGGCGTATTGCAATACGCCCCTACCCCCAAATCCTATTGAGTTGGAATTGGAATAGGTCAATCACATGGACATCTATCTGGAAAACATCGTCGATCACGGGCAGAACCCGCGCAACTTTGGCGAACCGCTGAACCCGGCGGACATCGACTACGAGGACGATAACCCGTTTTGCGGCGACCGCCTGCACCTCACCGCCCAACTGGACGAAAACGGGCGCGTGAAGGCCGTGCGCTGGGAGGGCGACGGCTGCACCATCAGCCAGGCGTCGGCCTCGATGCTCGGCGAGGAGATGATCGGCAAGACACTCGACGAGCTGCGCGCCTTCGACCGGCAGGAACTGCTGGACATGCTGGGTATCCAGCTCAGCCCCACGCGCCTCAAGTGCGCGCTGCTCTCCCTGAAGGTGCTCAAGGCGGGCGCGTACGGGCTGGACCAGTGGACAGGCGAAGACGAGGAATGAGCGCGAGCCAGCCGATCAAAATTGAGGGCAAGATCACACAGGATTTCCAGGCCATCCTCCAGCGCGCGCACCACGAAACCGCCCAGCGCCACGGCCACTACATGGACGTCGAGTACCTGCTGCTCGGTCTGCTGAACGTGCGCAGCGGCCCGGCCTATTCGGTCCTGGCCCGGCACGGCGCGGACTTTCAGGCGATGTACCGCCAGGTCGAATCGACCGTCGGCACGAAGCGCGACGAGATCTCGGAGGTCAAGGGCGTCGCGCGCGACGCGCAGCGGTTATTCGCGGCGGCGGAGCAGGAAGCCAGGACGCTCGACCAGAGCGCAGTCAGCGGCGGGCACCTGCTGCTGGCGATGCTCCAGGAACCGGACGGCGCGGTGCAGGATGCGCTCGCGCCGCTGG contains:
- a CDS encoding metal-sulfur cluster assembly factor — protein: MADETQAQASQTPETMSVEAKQDLVLTALREVYDPEIGLSVVELGLIREVQVQDDRLHIVMLMTTPFCPYAPQLLEAARRKGQDTLGLPTTIELGMGMWDPSMAEDGVLDNWGLF
- the sufC gene encoding Fe-S cluster assembly ATPase SufC; this translates as MGAALEIRNLHASVEGQPILKGVNLTVKQGETHALMGPNGSGKSTLANVLMGNPVYEVTAGQVIFDGVDILDLEPDERSRMGLFLAFQYPVAIPGVTLANFLRNALNARRKEENPDDKGIPIPAFRKLMIEKMDMLLMDHDFAGRYLNEGFSGGEKKRAEILQMAILEPRIAVMDETDSGLDIDALRIVSEGVNKLSGPDLGVLVITHYQRILNYIKPQFVHIMLDGRIVESGGAELALQLEEQGYDWVREQQDSPSA
- the sufB gene encoding Fe-S cluster assembly protein SufB; its protein translation is MTLSDQEQVKGIREAYDEEYGFSDPDSYVFKTRKGLDADVVAQISEAKNEPQWMRDYRLNALKIYQSKPIPTWGPDLSGLREEEIYYYVRPADKEGRTWDDVPANIKKTFDRLGIPEAEQKFLAGAGAQYDSEMVYHRIREELESQGVIFKSIDVALHENEDLFKEYFGTVIPAHDNKYAALNSAVWSGGSFIYVPPGVKIEMPLQAYFRLNTASIGQFERTIIIVDEGAFLHYVEGCTAPSYTTESLHSGVIEVVVKRGGRSRYTTIQNWSDNVYNLVTQRAQVYGDASHEWVDANMGSKITMKYPSIYLMEPGAHGEVLSIAFAGKGQIQDAGGKAVHVAPHTSSQIISKSICKDGGRSSYRGLLKVYPNAEDCKSTVVCDALLLDDHSESDTYPYIEIESPRVTVGHEATVSKVGDDQIFYLMSRGMTEDDANAMIVNGFLEPLTKELPMEYSIEMNRLIRLQMEGSIG
- the sufD gene encoding Fe-S cluster assembly protein SufD, which translates into the protein MATRRRAVRDFVAPPFTRADVEAVSARFNEPDWLREMRLNAWDLYESLPMPTTQVEAWRRTDYRHINWDTAGVLVSADGSRFEAIPEANRRPLLGDDQGAMIAFVDGECVHHEVNESLASQGVIFMDLHQAAAEHADLVKEHLFTHAVLPSADKFAALNAALWTHGVFLYVPRGKAVTLPAHSIFYNTQVGATLGHILVVLDEGAQIDYLHESLSPDMDQDASYVGATELILKDGANLRFVNLQDWGDGMFEFSHQRARVANDGQLDWVTGQMGGKLVKAFMEIDLDGKGSWGRMSGVYFPAGSQFFDLDTQQNHNAPNTTSDLLYKGVLKDKARTVWQGMIKALPGAQKTDGFQANRNMLMSDDARADSIPGLEIQADDVRCTHASATGQIEEELLFYLMARGIPRKDAEKLVVDGFFVPVLDRIPFENVRERMMAYIERKLLA
- a CDS encoding cysteine desulfurase codes for the protein MTDVKTSPLNIDAIRTDFPILNQEVHPGKRVVFLDSAASSQKPRQVIDAMSDYYETSHANVHRGIHVLSERATNGYEGARVKVKEFINAASSREIIYTRNTTESINLVSYTWGRTNLGPGDVVVLTEMEHHSNIVPWQMLAAERGFTIRYVPVTDSGELDLDAYAALLRDEPVKLVGVVHVSNMLGTVNPVEDMIAQAHTAGALFLLDGAQSVPHLAVDVQALDVDFMAFSAHKMAGPTGIGVLYGKRALLEAMPPFLGGGDMIKRVTLEGSTWNTLPHKFEAGTPSIAEAIGLGAAVDYLRGVGMDNVLAHERILVHYALDRLAEVPGLTLYGPDADRRNGVATFTLKDMHAHDLAQLLDAEGVAIRAGHHCAMPLHQRFGIAASARASFYLYNSTQDVDALVNAIEVARKRLGM
- a CDS encoding iron-sulfur cluster assembly scaffold protein, translated to MDIYLENIVDHGQNPRNFGEPLNPADIDYEDDNPFCGDRLHLTAQLDENGRVKAVRWEGDGCTISQASASMLGEEMIGKTLDELRAFDRQELLDMLGIQLSPTRLKCALLSLKVLKAGAYGLDQWTGEDEE